The DNA window AAACATCCAACACAGTCTTCAGttcagcagatacattttacacagaaaaacactgaacaaatgCAGATACCTGCTGATAATTAACACTTAAAAGAGAGCACTTGAATGTTTTAATCTCCTTAAATCCAGCCCCCGAGACCCCCTCCACTCCAAAACCCTCCAAACCAAGAGCTGAGCCCAGAAGAGTCCCCCATGTCAGCTGGTACTGAGACTAACTGCCCCTCTCAGACACactctgaccagtctgaccagtctcaCACCAGCACTGCTTTCCAAACACCAATCACAGTCAACCAAACTATAACACCATGTAAAGAAACCAGTCTGCTTAGATATGTAGATCAGACTGTTAGCTGTTAGACTGAGTGACCACGAACTGCTGATCCAACAGGACGATACAAAACATCACAGCaactaaaagaaaacacaacatgtgtCACTGTTGGACAGGTGAGATGCACTTCCTCCtacaacataaaacattcaatgaaataatcaacatttattctaacaagttcaactctgTAATCTCACatttcaaagagcttaatgaGCTCTCAACATTAAAaagacatgacacacacacacacatacacatacatgcataggatatattgtgtgtgtgtgtgtatatatatatatacacacacacacacaaagttgagtgagagatagagagatttAGTTTGTGTTGTCTTTTGTGTCTCTGACGTGTCATTGGCTGATCAGTTGTGACCTCACCGTTAGAAATCCCGGACACATAGACGTTGTCGTTCCTTTCAGAGGCAGCAATGCATCCTGGGAAACAGAGTTAACaggacagaaacaggaagtttgTCAGTGTGCAGGGTCAGCCATGTTTGTTTACTACCGTATCCACGGAAACGCTCTCATTAGCTTTAACCGGTTTGTAAAAACATCCTTGAGGACTCCTGACAGGAAGTTACAgcctctctatctctatctgttcaacacctggaaacacctgTTAAATACCTGGAAACATCTGTTCAACACCTGAAACATCTGTTAAATACCTGGAAACATCTGGAAACACCTTGAAACATCTGTTCAACATCTGGAAACACCTATTAAATACCTGGAAACATCTGTTCAACATCTGGAAACATCTGTTCAACACCTGAAACATCTGTTCAACATCTGGAAATACCTGGTTCACATAAGTCTCGGTCCAACACTTCTTAGGACTGTTCAGAGGGCCTCTCTATCATCCTAATTATGATCATATTGTTATAATCAATAATCTATCTGGTTAGGCCCACTTTTACAACTCCTGAACATTCCTGACGTTAAAGTCTCTTCTATcaattttggtcttttaattgTGGTTAATTGATAagacatttgtctttttctttactgaaacctggctgaaGCTACCCAGGCCAAGACTACGTCCACACTAATACGTTTCCATTTTAAAACAGCGTTTGATGTCTGTCCATGTGAGCGTTTTAGCTTTAGAAATAATCTCTGTCCCTGCTGCATCTCGCAGGCCTGCAGCGTTCACACACTGTTTCtacactgactgtatataaatattaatatacagaaagaaatgtttcatatcattccattataaatgttatttatatgtaGTTTAGACTGTAAAAGGTTAAGAAGCATGTGCTCAATtgtgattaataaataaataatatgtgaggtgaaagcGTGGCCTGGTGGGGTCTGGTTCAGGATCCTTCTGTGTCAAACAGACACTCTTCACACAGGACggatttttataaatactgattaTTCTGCCAGTTAAACCCGACCGTCACGACACCACGTTCCCCTAACGAGACAAACAGCGGCGCTCAGGCTGATCACAGCAGTGACACTTCACGCCTGTTACATGTTCTACAGACACTGAAACTATAGTGAAAGATGTCACGATGCTGAtatgatgtcaatatgactatcaacatcattttcactgtctgttTTTGCACGAGGCTGAAGGAGCAAATCACTGCTCTTCAATCAGGACAcaagaaacatgttttaaatgtaactgAGTAGTTTCTACTAATGTTCACAACAGCAAGGTCACTATAAACTCAGTAACATCTCCGAGGAGACGAACatgttgataaaataaatgtgtgtgtgtgtgtatagtgtgtgagtgtgtgtatagtgtgagtgtgtggtgtgtgagtgtgtggtgcatgtatagtgtgtgtgtgagtgtgtgtatagtgtgagtgtgtgtgtgtgtatagtgtgagtgtgtgtgtgtgtgtatagtgtgtgtgtggtgtgtgtatagtgtgagtgtgtgtgtgtggtgtgtgtgtgtgtgtagtgtgtgtgtgtatagtgtgtgattgagtgtgagtgtatagtgtgagtgcgtgtatagtgtgagtgtgtgtatagtgtgagtgcgtgtatagtgtgcgtgtgtgtatagtgtgtgtgtatagtgtgtgtgtgtgtgtatagtgtgtgtatagtgtgtgtgtgtgtgtgtgtgtatagtgtgagtgtatagtgtgtgtatagtgtgtgtgtgtgtgtgtgtgtatagtgtgagtgtgtgtatagtgtgtgtatagtgtgtgtatagtgtgtgtatagtgtgtgtatagtgtgtgtatagtgtgtatatagtgtgtgtatagtgtgtgtatagtgtgagtgtatagtgtgtgtatagtgtgagtgcgtgtatagtgtgagtgtgtgtgtgtgtatagtgtgtgtatagtgtgagtgcgtgtatagtgtgagtgtgtgtgtgtgtgtgtgtgtgtgtgtgtagtgtgagtGCGTGTATAGTgtgtggtgtgagtgtgtgtgtgtgtgtgtgtatagtgtgagtgcgtgtatagtgtgagtgtgtgtatagtgtgagtgtgtgtgtgtgattgagtgagtgtgtatagtgtgtgattgagtgtgtgtgtatagtgtgagtgtgtgtatagtgtgtgattgagtgtgtgtgtatagtgtgagtgtgtgtatagtgtgagtgtgtgtatagtgtgtgattgagtgtgtgtgtatagtgtgagtgtgtgtatagtgtgagtgtgagtgagtgtgtatagtgtgagtgtgagtgagtgtgtatagtgtgagtgtgagtgagtgtgtatagtgtgagtatgtgtgtgtatagtgtgagtatgtgtgtgtatagtgtgagtgtgtgtgtgtgtgtatagtgtgtggtgtgagtgtgtgtgtgtgtgtgtgtatagtgtgtgtatagtgtgtgattgagtgagtgtgtatagtgtgagtgtgtgtatagtgtgagtgtgtgtatagtgtgagtgtgagtgagtgtgtatagtgtgagtgtgagtgagtgtgtatagtgtgagtatgtgtgtgtatagtgtgagtgtgtgtgtgtgtgtatagtgtgtggtgtgagtgtgtgtgtgtgtgtgtgtatagtgtgtgtatagtgtgtgattgagtgtgagtgtgtgtgtgtgtgtgtgtatagtgtgtgtatagtgtgtgattgagtgtgtgtgtgtgtgtgtgtgtgtgtatagtgtgtgtatagtgtgtgattgagtgtgtgtgtgtgtgtgtgtgtgtgtgtgtatagtgtgtgtatagtgtgtgtatagtgtgtgattgagtgtgtgtgtgtgtgtgtgtgtgtgtgtatagtgtgtgtatagtgtgtgattgagtgtgagtgtgtgtgtgtgtgtgtgtatagtgtgtgtatagtgtgtggtgtgagtgtgtgtgtgtgtatagtgtgtgtatagtgtgtgattgagtgagtgtgtatagtgtgagtgtgtgtatagtgtgagtgtgtgtatagtgtgagtgtgagtgagtgtgtatagtgtgagtgtgagtgagtgtgtatagtgtgagtatgtgtgtgtatagtgtgagtgtgtgtgtgtgtgtatagtgtgtggtgtgagtgtgtgtgtgtgtatagtgtgtgattgagtgtgagtgtgtgtgtgtatagtgtgtgtatagtgtgtgattgagtgtgtgtgtgtgtgtgtgtgtgtgtgtatagtgtgtgtatagtgtgtgattgagtgtgtgtgtgtgtgtgtgtgtgtgtgtgtatagtgtgtgtatagtgtgtgtatagtgtgtgattgagtgtgtgtgtgtgtgtgtgtgtgtgtatagtgtgtgtaacGGTGCTGAtatgatgtcaatatgactatcaacatcattttcactgtctgttTTTGCACGAGGCTGAAGGAGCAAATCACTGCTCTTCAATCAGGACAcaagaaacatgttttaaatgtaactgAGTAGTTTCTACTAATGTTCACAACAGCAAGGTCACTATAAACTCAGTAACATCTCCGAGGAGACGAACatgttgataaaataaatgtgtgtgtgtgtgtatagtgtgtgagtgtgtgtatagtgtgagtgtgtggtgtgtgagtgtgtggtgcatgtatagtgtgtgtgtgagtgtgtgtatagtgtgagtgtgtgtgtgtgtatagtgtgagtgtgtgtgtgtgtatagtgtgtgtgtggtgtgtgtatagtgtgagtgtgtgtgtgtggtgtgtgtgtgtgtgtagtgtgtgtgtgtatagtgtgtgattgagtgtgagtgtatagtgtgagtgcgtgtatagtgtgagtgtgtgtatagtgtgagtgcgtgtatagtgtgcgtgtgtgtatagtgtgtgtgtatagtgtgtgtgtgtgtgtatagtgtgtgtgtgtgtgtgtgtgtatagtgtgagtgtatagtgtgtgtatagtgtgtgtgtgtgtgtgtgtgtatagtgtgagtgtgtgtatagtgtgtgtatagtgtgtgtatagtgtgtgtatagtgtgtgtatagtgtgtgtatagtgtgtgtatagtgtgtatatagtgtgtgtatagtgtgtgtatagtgtgagtgtatagtgtgtgtatagtgtgagtgcgtgtatagtgtgagtgtgtgtgtgtgtatagtgtgtgtatagtgtgagtgcgtgtatagtgtgagtgtgtgtgtgtgtgtgtgtgtgtgtgtgtagtgtgagtGCGTGTATAGTgtgtggtgtgagtgtgtgtgtgtgtgtgtgtatagtgtgagtgcgtgtatagtgtgagtgtgtgtatagtgtgagtgtgtgtgtgtgattgagtgagtgtgtatagtgtgtgattgagtgtgtgtgtatagtgtgagtgtgtgtatagtgtgtgattgagtgtgtgtgtatagtgtgagtgtgtgtatagtgtgagtgtgtgtatagtgtgtgattgagtgtgtgtgtatagtgtgagtgtgtgtatagtgtgagtgtgagtgagtgtgtatagtgtgagtgtgagtgagtgtgtatagtgtgagtgtgagtgagtgtgtatagtgtgagtatgtgtgtgtatagtgtgagtatgtgtgtgtatagtgtgagtgtgtgtgtgtgtgtatagtgtgtggtgtgagtgtgtgtgtgtgtgtgtgtatagtgtgtgtatagtgtgtgattgagtgagtgtgtatagtgtgagtgtgtgtatagtgtgagtgtgtgtatagtgtgagtgtgagtgagtgtgtatagtgtgagtgtgagtgagtgtgtatagtgtgagtatgtgtgtgtatagtgtgagtgtgtgtgtgtgtgtatagtgtgtggtgtgagtgtgtgtgtgtgtgtgtgtatagtgtgtgtatagtgtgtgattgagtgtgagtgtgtgtgtgtgtgtgtgtatagtgtgtgtatagtgtgtgattgagtgtgtgtgtgtgtgtgtgtgtgtgtatagtgtgtgtatagtgtgtgattgagtgtgtgtgtgtgtgtgtgtgtgtgtgtgtatagtgtgtgtatagtgtgtgtatagtgtgtgattgattgagtgtgtgtgtgtgtgtgtgtgtgtgtgtgtatagtgtgtgtatagtgtgtgattgagtgtgagtgtgtgtgtgtgtgtgtatagtgtgtgtatagtgtgtggtgtgagtgtgtgtgtgtgtatagtgtgtgtatagtgtgtgattgagtgagtgtgtatagtgtgagtgtgtgtatagtgtgagtgtgtgtatagtgtgagtgtgagtgagtgtgtatagtgtgagtgtgagtgagtgtgtatagtgtgagtatgtgtgtgtatagtgtgagtgtgtgtgtgtgtgtatagtgtgtggtgtgagtgtgtgtgtgtgtgtgtgtatagtgtgtgattgagtgtgagtgtgtgtgtgtgtgtgtgtatagtgtgtgtatagtgtgtgattgagtgtgtgtgtgtgtgtgtgtgtgtgtgtatagtgtgtgtatagtgtgtgattgagtgtgtgtgtgtgtgtgtgtgtgtgtgtgtgtgtgtatagtgtgtgtatagtgtgtgtatagtgtgtgtatagtgtgtgattgagtgtgtgtgtgtgtgtgtgtgtgtgtatagtgtgtgtatagtgtgtgattgagtgtgagtgtgagtgtgtgtgtgtgtatagtgtgtgtatagtgtgtggtgtgagtgtgtgtgtgtgtatagtgtgtgtatagtgtgtgattgagtgtgagtgtgtgtgtgtgtgtgtgtgtatagtgtgtgattgagtgtgtgtgtcgagCGTCTCTTTCCGTTGCTGTTTAATCGTTTACtcagtgaaaagtgaaaagttgtggcagtaaaatcttttttgcGTTAGTGGTGAAGAGAAACCGACTCTGATGGAATAAATAATGACGTGTTGATGGaaaccagtctgaccagtcgCTTCTTTTAAGGCAACCAATCATATATTAGAGGGTTTCCTCCTCCGACTGGTGCTCAGGGTGACAAACACATGCTGGTCTATCATACAGCAGCGGTTACAGTGCTAATATGCTGTCAAGATactgttgtcatagaaacaaaacCCATGCTGGGATGATGTCTGGACACATCTCTGCTATACAGACCATCAACTATTACCAGTTACCGGCTTCCACTCGGCTGGAATCGCTCTCTTCAGTCGGTAGTCAGGCTACTCACTACTGTCACTACTGTCACTACTGTCACTACTGTCACTTTCAGCCACGCTTGTTGTTATTATGACGTCATGACATCAACAAGTCAGATACTGccgttgccatgacaacaactTCTTTTATCATATTCAAAATGATACCGATATGCAACGTCCTGCTCTGCTCAGCCTGCTGGTTGGACCCCATTCAGGACTGAAAACAGGAGGgactggtcctggtcctggtcctggtcctggtcctggtcctggtccaggCTGTGGACCGTCTCCTCTCTCAGGTGTTTTAGACTTGTCTTTATGCTGGAGTTATTGTCtacaatattttgatttgtgaTGCCTTTAGACTAATTTTTATGGTTAGAAAATATTAGTTATAGAAACCTGAAACTCttcaaaaacacagtaaaacttCAGATCAGGTTTTCATAGAACATTTCTAGAACAATTAAAACCAACAGTATTTACAACACTAAGGTGTTTCCAACTAGTGAACGTCTGTGGAGAAacattaaaggacgagttcacaatttttcgaGTGTGTCCTTAACCAACAGTCAGTCACATGACcattaaagctgctgtaatcattcctcctgttcatactgaccatcagaagatcccttcataaaatccacagtcctccttctgtgcaaaaatgtatttaaagttgatctgaagctaatatgaagcttcagcgtccaaatgagtcaaatcaagtagatatctttcaacgttacagtctttttagtgccaaagttcctctttttgttactatacttccacctgcagctcaacagggaaacactgtccgaggaaacacaaagagggaatttgatgctaaaaagactgtaaatgtgtcagatatccacttgatatgactaactcagactgatgaagctgaatagaagcttcacacagactttaaatgactgtgtggacacactgtggattttggcctttgaaggatcttttaatatccagtatgtataggaggaatgattacagtgaggaaaacctctttcactgctcatacgGACGCCTGACTGATGGTTTAACACACATTATGACTGAATGTGACACacgaaacagaagaagaagtgtcGGTTTGTCTTCATGTTAACTTACAAAGAAGAATAAGAGTCAAGGAGAACCAAAAACAGGTCAATACTCTGTATCAGCTGATCCTGAGTCAGTGAACtcacctgacagcagcagcaggcagatgCAGGCTGAGCGGCTCTGCCTGCAGGCGGCTCTGAGGGCCATAATAAcactgatgaggatgatgaaggtgatgaaggtcactacacagcagcagctggaggagctaACAGCTGCATGTCACCACTAATCTAATAAAACCCAGCTGAGCTCTGTTAGCTTAGCATCTGCTACACACACAATAACTGTCCTCTCTGCTATAATCTATCTATGCTaactatgctaagctaagctaacgtcTGGTGGAACAAAGACATCTGCCTGCGGCTAGCTCCGGCTAACAGCTAACGCTAGCTCCGACCAGCTGTTAGCATAAAAGACATTACAGCAACATCTCAGCTCAGTGTGAACACAGCGAATCATGACGGAAACTATTGGATCTGTGTTCAATAAGAAGCTAACTTTAGCTGCCAGGCTAACTGGCTGCTTCTCTGAGACAGATCATCagaagctaacagctaacggAGCTAACAGTAACAACACTGGCCGAGTAGCTGGAGCATGCTAACGGAGCTAAAATCCTCCCGGGTTACACCGAGCTGACCCGAGCTAACTGTGCTATCCAGGTGTGTGGTGAGCAGCGCGAGCATCTGACAACATGTCCACAGGTAGATTCAGTTGTTAGCTGTTAGCCGTTAGCTGCTGATGCCGAGCTGAACAACAACAgtctgcagcagctgcttcGTGTGTGTGGGTAAGCCCcgccctctgtgtgtgtaaatgtctgtgACGTCACGAATTCCGAATTCCTCCAACAACACTGAACGTCTGACGTCATATATGTgtatctacatatatatatatatatataaataatagataGAGATATAGATACAGATTTATATTTGCtggcagcaacacacacacatacagactggCTGAATATATCGGTTCCTTTccaccttttttaaaacaactaAATTTTCTCTgcattaagttgaaactgacagaagtatctgtgatccatcattctttatttgacattgaatataactgaaactttgcttttgatttacaacatattatttaatacaataaaacaaatgaaaatagcCAAAAATAACTTAATATTTAGTAGCTcagcctttggaggcaataactgcagtcaagctCTTTCTGTAAGTCTGAATAATGTTTctactcttcttcactggtagttcagCCTCTTCTTGatcaaactgctccagttctctcaggtttgatggctGCCGTCTCCCAGCTGCaggtttcagctctttccacagatgttcaacagattcagatcaggactcatagcagccGCTACtctgatgtatgtttggggtcattatcctgctggaggACTCATAACCGAAGACTCCGCTTTCTGACACTGAGCTGCATGTTTCGCTCCAAAATGCCTCGATAGTCTTGTGATTTCATTGTGCTGCACAGATTCACGAAGCAGCAAAGCAAcatcctccatgtttcacagtagacatgctgttcttttctttgaaggcttcatcTTTTCTTCTGGGTCGGTGcgatttaccaaaaagctctagTTTactttcatctgtccaaagcacattctcccagaaggactgcggcttgtcaacatgcattttagTAAAGTCCAGTCTGACTTTgttgtgtctccctcttagaagtggggtcttcctgggtcttctaccaCGGAGCCcgttttcattcagacagtgaaactattgtaccttgaagttgaagatcagcttggatctgtattgaagttttctttGGTTCTTTCTCCACCATTCAAACAGTTTTCCTCTTGTGACCACGTCCAGAGATGTCGGATGCAGCTCCATCAGCCTTAAACTTCTTCATAATATCGGCagcagtggtcacaggaacatcgaGCTCTTTGGAGATGATCTTGTAACCTTTACTTGTTTGGCTGTTACCTTTTctctaatgtcttcagaccgTCTCtagttttcctgttttcagtgttcagtgtgaTGCACAAACAGCAGAGTCACTGGCTGCTGAGTGATtataagactgaaaacagctgtgatactaattaaaactcaatagtctgcttaaagtatcactacagATCAATTATTTCTCACAACATCTAAAGGGTACCGATAATTTTgtccatgaacacacacacacacacacacacacacatacatatagaaAGAGATATATTGATCTAGATATGATGAGAATCAGAGTAACGTGACACCATCTCGACATCCCCAAAGTGTTTTATACTCATTCCAGTTTGATTCTGATTGGTTCAGCGGTTTGAGGTAAACtaattattcagtatttattaactGTAATGTTAGTGATGAATTCAGCACAGCTGAGAGGAGAACAGAAGCTGCTTCTACACATCCAGATGTTCAACATGAGACGAGCTGACAGGACGTATTTATGGAACAACAGATTCATTAACTGCTACTTCAGCTGTCCGATATTATGTCTTATTGATTATTGGTGATGTGTTTGGATTTTAggattgtttagtttttatgttgaatgtctttctttatgtttgtcttttaaaatctTGGGACGATGTTGGAAACTTTAACGTTATCCGTTTATGTCACATCATCTGGGTACAGACAATGTTTTTACCTTATTTTACTGAACACATTATAGCATATTTAATGCATGAATATGTAATAAACACAATCTGATAACAACATCACTGAACATTAAGTTACTAGAAACGCTTTGACTGGAtttcacagaagaagagatgatgTGTCCTGCGTTACTCTCTCGCCCCGATGATGCGTTTACTCCTCGCTGGATGTTCGCTCTGTGACCTCATGTCGTCACATGTTCATGTCTGCATGTCTGAGCTGACCCCCCCCCTCAGACAGAACAGGTGATGATGcattgatgacatcacacaggtaaaacaacagcagtgaaTCCTGTTTCCTGATGGGAGCCAACATGGCGGCGGACGGGAGCCAACATGGCGGCGGTCTAAGGAGGCGGGTGTCAGCTTGTCAACCTGAATATTCTGATTTTCAACTGATAAAATGAGCACATCAGTGACTTTATAATTAGCATCGGGAAGAGTTCTCAAACAGTAAAACTTTAAATCAAAACTAACATGCCTGCGGATGCTaacgctaatgctaatgctaagcttCCACGCACTGGGAAGATGGTGATTAACTGGTTAACTGGCCTCATCAAGTGGTTTAAAATGCATCTACAGCAGCTTTACTGGTAAAGTTATTTCTTCACTCCTGGTTTACATAGTTATTGTGTTTGCAGTTAAAATACCTTTGTTGGATTATGAATTATTGAAATTAGGAAATATGATGTCTAGATTAAtatccttcttcttctgttatcAGATAAACCAGTTTAAACTACTACGAGATGATATGAATCAGactaaaaacacgtcagtgttCCTTTAAGCTAAATCTTCTTCACAGTGAATATTCGTGTTCTTACTGTTTTCAttgctgttattttgttcaGTCTGTTATTAAAACAGCCTGCAGGTCTTTATCCCGGATGTCTGATACGAGTGACGTCACAAGGCCTCGTTCGGGGTGGTCAGGTGATCGTTGGCGTGGTGAAGCGTCTAAACATCCGACCGCGACATTTTGCTTTGAGTCGTCTGTGATTGGATCTGAGCAGCCGTTCATCAGACGCTCTGTGAATAACTGTAGATAATAATTATATCTTCTGCTTTCATCACAACTTTATTTAATCTGAATTGAATTAATTGTaaatttgttcctttttttaatctgaGTGAACTTCATTCGTTTGTCTCAAACATTTCATCACAAGTTCTGTTtgaaaaaagtgattttattttgttttcatcaaagTTTCTGTTGATGAATCGTCTCTGAGCTGAgagactgaagctgctgctcagcgtttctcttcttgttgtttcttcttctctgtacAGAGTTTGttctgaaagtttctctgagtttaACACCTGGACGTAtctgcaggatttatgacatcataactagtttggagccaatcatagTTCAGTATGTAACTGACACAGTGTGACGTCAcgaacactgagaatgaacttctggagtccagcaggaaaactgttACAGATTCACAGATTCTGGGTTTGAACATGAAGGAGGAGACGATGATCTCAGAGTTCAATGAGGTCACtgaactttttgtggaaaaacaatgtCGGACTAAATTATTATTGGACGTaaagtcttttaaaaatgtctgaaaacacaTCTGGAGGATCTTTAAACATGAAATCGAGAGTTCATTTAAAGAACAAGCTGTTCACATCTGCAGCTGCACAGCTACGATGATGTCACAGCTACGATGATGTCACAGCTACGATGATGtcgctactgctgctgctgaagacgACGATGACGACGACGATGACGAGGAGCTCCCGGCGTAGCGCTGCACGAACTCGTGCAGACTGTAGACGCTCCCCCAGCCGACGGCGGGCTCCATGCTGATGAAGTCGTCCAGGTTCATCTGAGAGTCTGAGAAGGAAACGCATCATTAGGATGACATCATGAGGAGGTCAGAGGTAAACAGGTGTAGTGTTACAGCTGACATGTGACCTGTGGTTTGTATGGGGGGGTAGGATGGGGGGGGCATCCTCCACGACCCGTCGGCGTCCTTCATGTGCGACCGATCGGAGGCGAAATTCATCAAGTAACTGTCCGCAGGTACGACACGCAGCCTCCTATCAGAGGGCAGACAGGTGATCAGCTGACATAGCAAATAACCAATCAATGGtcaatcccacaatgcacctgGAGGCTCAGTCCAGCAACTGCTCTCAGTGTTTTACCTGTGGTGTtcaggtgttcaggtgtgtgttacctgtggtgttcgggtgtgtgttacctgtggagttcaggtgtgtgttacctgtggagttcaggtgttcaggtgtgtgttacctgtggagttcaggtgtgtgttacctgtggtgttcgggtgttcaggtgtgtgttacctgtggagttcaggtgttcaggtgtgtgttacctgtggtgttcaggtgtgtgttacctgcggagttcaggtgttcaggtgtgtgttacctgtggtgttcaggtgttcaggtgtgtgttacctgtggagttcaggtgttcaggtgtgtgttacctgtggtgttcaggtgtgtgttacctgtggtgttcgggtgttcaggtgtgtgttacctgtggagttcaggtgttcaggtgtgtgttacctgtggtgttcaggtgttcaggtgtgtgttacctgtagtcttcaggtgttcaggtgtgtgtt is part of the Thunnus albacares chromosome 19, fThuAlb1.1, whole genome shotgun sequence genome and encodes:
- the wdyhv1 gene encoding protein N-terminal glutamine amidohydrolase isoform X2, whose protein sequence is MVPLWKQKSGHGDQPVIWDYHVVLLQVSGPEALVYDLDSVMSFPCSLKLYAAHALRSDRGIKPAYHRRLRVVPADSYLMNFASDRSHMKDADGSWRMPPPSYPPIQTTDSQMNLDDFISMEPAVGWGSVYSLHEFVQRYAGSSSSSSSSSSSSAAAVATSS